TAATGAGTACTTACAACAGCTATGAGCTGAGATCCTTTGAGCCAAATCTGTGTTATAGTTATCCTATTACTAGTGCAGATTTGAAGGTTGGGGAGTAATTATGTCAACGTATAGATGTTTATGTATTAAACCTACCGATTGACCTAAAAACCTGGAAAGTTGGGATGATGACGCTTCTAATAGTACGAATTAAATATTACCAAATATGCGTGCgtactcagtcgctaagtcgtgtccaactcttgacaccacggattcctctgttcatgggatttcccaaacaagaataccagaatgggttgccatttccttccccaggggatcttcccgacccaggagtcaaacacGCGCCTCCAgcatgacaggtggattctttaccgctgagccacctgggaagcgtgtTATTAAACATACTTAcgtctttaaaaaatcatttttcagctGGATACACGGTGGTAGTGACGGTAGCTGGTTAAACTGAAGCAGCAGGGGCTGCAGTTTACCAGTGCGGACTCTGGGCGCCGCTGTTGGCCAAAGTCGAGAGCTTGGCGCTGGCGATCCCGTCGCGCAGCCGCAGAGCACTTTCCCTGTCAAGACTCGCTAGTGTTGTCTTTCCACCGATtcctcctctggagaagaaacCCTGCCTGACCCTCACGCCGAAAATAAAGCTGTTGGGAGCTCCGGACAACTGCAACATTATTTGTAACCCGGCGTCTCCAAGCCGGTGAGCAAACTAAGGGGGGAAGCAAGAGGGATGGGGAGCGGCGCTGGGAAGAGCGGCTGGGCTGAGAGGCGGCCAGTGCTCTTTCCGTTCCTGCTGTCTTTGTTCTGCCTGGCGCTCTCTGAGCAGATCCACTACAGGATTCCCGAGGAGATGCCCGAGGGCTCGGTGGTGGGGAATCTCGCCAAGGACCTGAGACTCAGTGTCCACGAGTTACCGACTCGAAAACTGCGCGTCAGTTCGGAGAAGCCTTACTTCGCTGTGAGCGCGGAGAGCGGGGAGTTACTTGTGAGCAGTAGGCTAGACCGGGAGCAGATATGCGGGAAGAAGTCAGCTTGTGCTCTGGAATTTGAGGTTGTTGCTGAAAATCCATTGAACTTTTATCACGTGAATGTAGAGATCGAGGATGTCAATGACCACACGCCTAAATTCTCGCAAAATTCCTTTGAGCTGCAAATAAGTGAGTCCACAAAGTCCGGGGCACGATTTATTTTAGGATCTGCCCATGATGCAGATATTGGTACCAATTCCCTACAGAATTACCAGCTCAGTCCTGATGATCATTTCTCACTTGTGATTAAAGAGAAGTTGGATGGCAGTAAATACCCTGAGCTGGTACTAATGACACCTTTAGACAGAGAAGAACAGAAATCCTACCACTTGACCTTGACGGCCTTGGACTTCGGGGATCCACCCCTGAGCAGTGCTGCACAGATACAAGTCCTGGTAACTGATGCCAACGATAACCCTCCAGTGTTCAGCCAAGAACTATACAGGGTGGAGCTTCCAGAAAATGTGCTTCCAGGTACCACTGTGCTTAGAGTAATGGCCACTGACCAAGATGACGGTGTCAATGCCGAgatcactttctctttcactgaaGCAGGCCAGATTACCCAGTTTGACCTGAATTCTAATACTGGGGAAATTATTATTCTAAATACATTAGATTTTGAGGAAGTGAAAGAATATTCCATAGTTTTGGAAGCAAAGGATGGTGGAGGAATGATTGCCCAGTGTACAGTGGAGATAGAAGTCCTAGACATAAATGACAATGCCCCAGAAGTGGTATTCCAATCTCTACCGGATTTTATTATGGAGGACACCAAGCTGGGAACACACATTGCTTTGCTCAAAATCCGAGACAAGGATTCCGGACACAATGGAGAGGTTATTTGTAAATTAGAAGGCGATGTTCCATTTAAAATACTGACTTCTTCAAGAAACACATATAAATTAGTTACAGATGGAGTTCTAGACCGCGAACAGACCCCTGGGTATAACATCACCATCACAGCCACTGACAAAGGCAAGCCACCCCTCTCCTCCAGCTCGAGCATCACGCTGCACATCGGTGATGTAAACGACAACATGCCAGTTTTTGAACGGGCTTCCTATGTGGTCCATATAGCAGAGAACAATCCTCCTGGTGCCTCCATCACTCAAGTAAGCGCCTCCGACCCTGACCTAGGGCCCAACGGCCACGTCTCCTACTCCATCGTGGCCAGCGACCTGGAGCCACGCGCGCTGTCGTCCTACGTGTCCGTGAACCCGCAGAGCGGCGTGGTGTTCGCGCAGCGCGCCTTCGACCACGAGCAGCTACGCGCTTTCGAACTGATGCTGCAGGCCAGCGACCACGGCTCGCCAGCGCTCAGCTCCAACGTGAGCCTGCGCGTGCTGGTGAGCGACCGCAACGACAACGCGCCCAGGGTGCTGTACCCGGCGCTGGGGCCCGACGGCTCGGCGCTCTTCGACACGGTGCCGCGCGCCGCGCAGCCCGGCTACCTGGTCACCAAGGTGGTGGCGGTGGACGCAGACTCTGGACACAACGCCTGGCTGTCCTACCACGTGCTGCAGGCCAGCGAGCCCGGACTGTTCAGCGTGGGGCTACGCACGGGCGAGGTGCGCACGGCGAGGGCCTTGGGCGACAGGGACGCGGCCCGCCAGCGCCTGCTGGTCGCTGTGCGCGATGGGGGACAGCCGCCCCTCTCGGCCACCGCCACGCTGCTCCTGGTTTTCGCCGACAGCCTGCAGGAGGCGCTGCCGGACCTCAGTGACCGGCCCTCGCCCTCTGACCCCCAGGCTGAGCTGCAGTTTTACCTGGTGGTGGCCTTGGCCTTGATCTCGGTGCTCTTCCTCCTGGCGGTGATTCTGGCGGTCGCCCTACACCTGCGACGCTCCTCCAGCCCTGCTGCTTGGGGCTGCTTTAAGCCTGGTCTCTGTGTCAAGTCTGAACCTGGGGTTCTCCCCAACTACAGTGAAGGAACTTTACCTTATTCGTACAATCTGTGTGTTGCCCATACTGGAAAGACAgagtttaattttctaaaatgtagtGAGCAGTTGAGTTCAGGACAAAACATACTTTCTGGTGATTCATCTGGAGCCTTATTTCCCTTTTGTAATTCCAATGAGTCGACTTCTCATCAGGTGAG
The nucleotide sequence above comes from Bos indicus isolate NIAB-ARS_2022 breed Sahiwal x Tharparkar chromosome 7, NIAB-ARS_B.indTharparkar_mat_pri_1.0, whole genome shotgun sequence. Encoded proteins:
- the LOC109562134 gene encoding protocadherin gamma-B4 isoform X21, whose protein sequence is MGSGAGKSGWAERRPVLFPFLLSLFCLALSEQIHYRIPEEMPEGSVVGNLAKDLRLSVHELPTRKLRVSSEKPYFAVSAESGELLVSSRLDREQICGKKSACALEFEVVAENPLNFYHVNVEIEDVNDHTPKFSQNSFELQISESTKSGARFILGSAHDADIGTNSLQNYQLSPDDHFSLVIKEKLDGSKYPELVLMTPLDREEQKSYHLTLTALDFGDPPLSSAAQIQVLVTDANDNPPVFSQELYRVELPENVLPGTTVLRVMATDQDDGVNAEITFSFTEAGQITQFDLNSNTGEIIILNTLDFEEVKEYSIVLEAKDGGGMIAQCTVEIEVLDINDNAPEVVFQSLPDFIMEDTKLGTHIALLKIRDKDSGHNGEVICKLEGDVPFKILTSSRNTYKLVTDGVLDREQTPGYNITITATDKGKPPLSSSSSITLHIGDVNDNMPVFERASYVVHIAENNPPGASITQVSASDPDLGPNGHVSYSIVASDLEPRALSSYVSVNPQSGVVFAQRAFDHEQLRAFELMLQASDHGSPALSSNVSLRVLVSDRNDNAPRVLYPALGPDGSALFDTVPRAAQPGYLVTKVVAVDADSGHNAWLSYHVLQASEPGLFSVGLRTGEVRTARALGDRDAARQRLLVAVRDGGQPPLSATATLLLVFADSLQEALPDLSDRPSPSDPQAELQFYLVVALALISVLFLLAVILAVALHLRRSSSPAAWGCFKPGLCVKSEPGVLPNYSEGTLPYSYNLCVAHTGKTEFNFLKCSEQLSSGQNILSGDSSGALFPFCNSNESTSHQQAPPNTDWRFSQAQRPGTSGSQNGDETGTWPNNQFDTEMLQAMILASASEAADGSSTLGGGAGTMGLSARYGPQFTLQHVPDYRQNVYIPGSNATLTNAAGKRDGKAPAGGNGNKKKSGKKEKK
- the LOC109562134 gene encoding protocadherin gamma-B4 isoform X23 — protein: MGSGAGKSGWAERRPVLFPFLLSLFCLALSEQIHYRIPEEMPEGSVVGNLAKDLRLSVHELPTRKLRVSSEKPYFAVSAESGELLVSSRLDREQICGKKSACALEFEVVAENPLNFYHVNVEIEDVNDHTPKFSQNSFELQISESTKSGARFILGSAHDADIGTNSLQNYQLSPDDHFSLVIKEKLDGSKYPELVLMTPLDREEQKSYHLTLTALDFGDPPLSSAAQIQVLVTDANDNPPVFSQELYRVELPENVLPGTTVLRVMATDQDDGVNAEITFSFTEAGQITQFDLNSNTGEIIILNTLDFEEVKEYSIVLEAKDGGGMIAQCTVEIEVLDINDNAPEVVFQSLPDFIMEDTKLGTHIALLKIRDKDSGHNGEVICKLEGDVPFKILTSSRNTYKLVTDGVLDREQTPGYNITITATDKGKPPLSSSSSITLHIGDVNDNMPVFERASYVVHIAENNPPGASITQVSASDPDLGPNGHVSYSIVASDLEPRALSSYVSVNPQSGVVFAQRAFDHEQLRAFELMLQASDHGSPALSSNVSLRVLVSDRNDNAPRVLYPALGPDGSALFDTVPRAAQPGYLVTKVVAVDADSGHNAWLSYHVLQASEPGLFSVGLRTGEVRTARALGDRDAARQRLLVAVRDGGQPPLSATATLLLVFADSLQEALPDLSDRPSPSDPQAELQFYLVVALALISVLFLLAVILAVALHLRRSSSPAAWGCFKPGLCVKSEPGVLPNYSEGTLPYSYNLCVAHTGKTEFNFLKCSEQLSSGQNILSGDSSGALFPFCNSNESTSHQVSFLKPHPTRIGDSLRPRDPAPADPKMAMKPAPGPTTSSTQRCYKP